The following proteins come from a genomic window of Dreissena polymorpha isolate Duluth1 chromosome 1, UMN_Dpol_1.0, whole genome shotgun sequence:
- the LOC127852302 gene encoding mucin-4-like, translated as MELKPIPANYTSSDHPDETQDFPSELNFPRPSTRTSNLYQPTILPKTLHTELQPIQANYTATDSPQGPPAYPNELYCPTSSTQSPSLSQQTILPQTLHSELQPIPANCTSPDHPHGHPAYLSDIYCPRPCTRTSCLSQRTILHMSIHMDLQPIPRNKLPQTLHTELKPIPANYTVPDHPHRPQAYPSKQHCPRLYTRNFSLSQQTILPQTIHTELKSIPAKYTASEPPHGTPAYPSKLYCPKPSTWNSSLSQRTILQQTLHMDLQPITANYTSPDHRHGPPIYTSELYCPRPSTRNSSLSQRTILSQTIHMDIKPIPRTILPPTLYTDLQPIPDNYTAQTIQTDLQPITATILPRPSTRTSSLYQRTILPQTLHTDFQPIPANYTAPDHPQGSPAYPSELDSLRPSTRNSSLYQRTILPQTLQPDLQLIPANYTAPDHQHGAPAFPSELYCHRPSTRTSSLSQRTILPQTIPMELKPTMHMDLKPIPANYTTPDHTQETRAYPSEQYYPRSSKRNSSLSQQTIMPQTILTELKSIPANYATPDPPHGTPAYPRKLNCPKPSTRISSLS; from the exons ATGGAACTCAAgcctatcccagcgaactatacttCCTCAGACCATCCAGACGAAACGCAAGACTTTCCCAGCGAACTAAACTTCCCCAGACCATCTACACGGACCTCCAATCTATACCAGCCAACTATACTGCCCAAGACCCTCCATACGGAACTCCAGCCTATTCAAGCGAACTATACTGCCACAGACTCTCCACAAGGACCTCCAGCCTATCCCAACGAACTATACTGTCCCACTTCCTCAACACAGAGCCCCAGCCTATCCCAGCaaactatactgccccagacccTCCACTCGGaactccagcctatcccagcgaacTGTACTTCCCCAGACCATCCACATGGACATCCAGCCTATCTCAGCGACATATACTGCCCCAGACCATGCACACGGACCTCCTGCCTTTCACAGCGAACCATACTGCACATGTCCATCCACATGGACCTCCAGCCTATCCCA cgaaATAAACTGCCCCAGACCCTCCACACGGAACTAAAgcctatcccagcgaactatactgtCCCAGACCATCCACATCGACCTCAAGCCTATCCCAGCAAACAACACTGTCCCAGACTATACACAAGGAACTTCAGCCTATCCCAGCaaactatactgccccagaccatcCACACGGAACTCAAGTCTATCCCAGCGAAATATACTGCCTCAGAACCTCCACACGGaactccagcctatcccagcaAACTATACTGTCCCAAACCATCCACATGGAACTCCAGTctatcccagcgaactatactgcaACAGACCCTTCACATGGACCTCCAGCCTATCACAGCGAACTATACTTCCCCAGACCATCGACACGGACCTCCAATCTATACCAGCGAATTATACTGCCCCAGACCCTCCACACGGaactccagcctatcccagcgaactataTTGTCCCAGACCATCCACATGGACATCAAGCCTATCCCA cgaactatactgcccccGACTCTCTACACGGACCTCCAGCCTATCCCAGACAACTATACTGCCCAGACCATCCAAACTGACCTCCAGCCTATCACAGCAACTATACTGCCCAGACCCTCAACACGGACCTCCAGCCTATaccagcgaactatactgccccagacccTCCACACGGACTTCCAGCCTATCCCAGCaaactatactgccccagaccatcCACAAGGATctccagcctatcccagcgaGCTGGACAGCCTCAGACCATCCACAAGGAACTCCAGCCTATACCAGAGAACTATACTGCCACAGACCCTCCAACCGGACCTCCAGCTTATaccagcgaactatactgccccagaccatcAACACGGAGCTCCAGCCTttcccagcgaactatactgccaCAGACCCTCCACACGGACCTCCAGCTtatcccagcgaactatactgccccagaccatcCCCATGGAGCTCAAGCCT ACCATGCACATGGACCTCAAGCCTATCCCAGCAAACTACACTACCCCTGACCATACACAAGAAACTCGTGCCTATCCCAGCGAACAATACTACCCCAGATCATCAAAACGGaactccagcctatcccagcaAACTATAATGCCCCAAACCATCCTCACGGAACTCAAGTCTATCCCAGCGAACTATGCTACCCCAGACCCTCCACACGGAACTCCAGCCTATCCCAGAAAACTAAACTGCCCCAAACCATCGACACGGATCTCCAGTCTATCCTAG
- the LOC127852372 gene encoding uncharacterized protein LOC127852372 has protein sequence MDLQPITANYTATDPPHGIPAYPSQLYCPRPSTQTSSLSRRTILPQTLLMDLKPISSNYTAPDHPHGRPDYPSKLYCPRTSTRSSSLSQQIILPRPSTWTSSLSQQTILPQAIHTELQPIPANYTAPDNPHETPTYPSELYCSRPSTRNSSLSQQTILPRPSTRNSSLSQRTILPQTIHMDPQPIPANYIAPDHPHGPPAYHSELYCNRPSTWTSSLSQRTILPQTIDTDLQSIPANYTAPDTPHGTPAYPSELYCPRPSTWTSSLSQQTTLPLTIHKKLVPIPANNTTPDPPHGTPAYPRKLNCPKPSTRISSLSKRIILLQTLHMDPQPITANYSSPDYLHGPPIYTSELYCPRPSTRTSSLFKRTILPQTHHTALQPIPANYTVPHPQHGTPAHPSQQYCPRPSTRNSSLSQRTVLPQIIRTKLQHIPANCTAPYHPHGPPAYNSKLYCPRPSTWTSSLSQRTILPQTLHTDIQPIQANYTAPDQPHVDPAYPSKLYCPRSSTWTSSLSQQTILPQTLHTGFQPIPANYTALDHPHRPLAYPGELYCPRPSSRTSSLSHRTILPQTIHTDTIHMDLQPIPANYTAPDHPHGTPAYPSELYCPSQSTRKSSLSQLTILLQTIHTQFQPIPANYTAQTIHKELQSIPANYTSTDHPHESPAYPSKLYCPRPSTRTSSLSQRIILPQTLPTDLQPIPANYTALDHPHGPPTYPSKL, from the exons ATGGACCTCCAGCCTATCACAGCAAACTATACTGCCACAGACCCTCCACACGGGATTCCAGCCTATCCCAGCcaactatactgccccagaccatcCACACAGACCTCTAGCCTATCCCggcgaactatactgccccagacccTCCTCATGGACCTCAAGCCTATCTCAtcgaactatactgccccagaccatcCACACGGACGTCCAGACTATCCCAGCAAACTATACTGCCCCAGAACATCCACACGGAGCTCCAGCCTATCCCAGCAAATTATACTGCCCAGACCATCCACATGGACCTCCAGCCTTTCCCAGCAAACTATACTGCCCCAGGCCATCCACACGGaactccagcctatcccagcgaactatactgccccagacaATCCACACGAAACTCCAAcctatcccagcgaactatactgctCCAGACCATCCACACGGAATTCTAGCCTATCCCAGCAAACTATACTGCCAAGACCATCCACAAGGAACTCCAGTctatcccagcgaactatacttCCACAGACCATCCACATGGACCCCCAGCCTATCCCAGCAAACTATATTGCCCCAGACCATCCACACGGACCTCCAGCCTATCACAGCGAACTATACTGCAACAGACCCTCCACATGGACCTCTAGCCTATCACAGCGAACTATACTTCCCCAGACCATCGACACGGACCTCCAATCTATaccagcgaactatactgccccagacaCTCCACACGGAACTCCGGCCTATCCCAGTGAACTATATTGTCCCAGACCATCCACATGGACCTCAAGCCTATCCCAGCAAACTACACTGCCCCTGACCATACACAAGAAACTCGTGCCTATCCCAGCGAACAATACTACCCCAGACCCTCCACACGGAACTCCAGCCTATCCCAGAAAACTAAACTGCCCCAAACCATCGACACGGATCTCCAGTCTATCCAAGCGAATTATACTGCTACAGACCCTCCACATGGACCCACAGCCTATCACAGCGAACTATTCTTCCCCAGACTATCTACACGGACCTCCAATCTATaccagcgaactatactgccccagacccTCCACACGGACATCCAGCCTATTCAAGCGAACAATACTGCCACAGACCCACCACACGGCcctccagcctatcccagcgaactatactgtCCCACATCCTCAACACGGAACTCCAGCCCATCCCAGCCAACAATACTGCCCCAGGCCCTCCACACGGAATTCAAGCCTATCCCAGCGAACTGTACTGCCCCAGATCATCCGCACGAAACTCCAGCATATCCCAGCGAACTGTACTGCCCCTTACCATCCACATGGACCTCCAGCCTATAACAGCaaactatactgccccagaccatcCACATGGACCTCTAGCCTATCTCAGCGAACTATTCTGCCTCAGACTCTCCACACGGACATCCAGCCTATTCaagcgaactatactgccccagaccaGCCACACGTAGATCCAGCCTATCCCAGCAAACTTTACTGCCCCAGATCATCCACATGGACCTCCAGCCTATCACAGCAAACTATACTGCCACAGACCCTCCACACGGGATTCCAGCCTATCCCAGCCAACTATACTGCCCTAGACCATCCACACAGACCTCTAGCCTATCCCggcgaactatactgccccagacccTCCTCACGGACCTCAAGCCTATCTCAtcgaactatactgccccagaccatcCACACGGAC accatcCACATGGACCTCCAGCCTATCCCAGCAAACTATACTGCACCAGACCATCCACACGGaactccagcctatcccagcgaactatactgccccagcCAATCCACACGGAAGTCCAGCCTATCCCAGCTAACTATACTGCTCCAGACTATTCACACGCAATTCCAGCCTATCCCAGCAAACTATACTGCCCAGACCATCCACAAGGAACTCCAGTctatcccagcgaactatacttCCACAGACCATCCACATGAATCCCCAGCCTATCCCAGCAAACTATATTGCCCCAGACCATCCACACGGACCTCCAGCCTATCACAGCGAATTATTCTGCCCCAGACCCTCCCCACGGACCTTCAGCCTATACCAGCGAACTATACCGCCCTAGACCATCCACATGGACCTCCAACCTATCCCAGCAAACTATAA
- the LOC127852477 gene encoding uncharacterized protein LOC127852477: MPQTIRKELQPIPANYTASDHPHGTTAYPSKLYCHRLFIRTSSLSQRTILPQTIHMELQPITANYTAPDHPNGTPTYPSTLLTDLKPISANVDPAYPSKLYCPRPSTCISSLSQQTILPQTLHTEIQPIPANYTAPDHPHGPRAYAGELHCPRPSSRTSSLSQRTILPQTIHTDLQPIPANYTGPDHPHGPPAYPSKIYCPRPSTRNSSLSHRTILPQTIHTDIHPIPANYTALDHPHGIPAYPSKVWQTILPQTIYTELQFIPANYTSTDHPHGSPPFPSTLYCPRPSTRTSSLSQRTILPQTLYTKPQPIPANYTAPDHPHGPPANPRKLSCPIPYTRNSSLSQPTTRNSNLSQRTKLPQTINTNIQPFPANYTVSDHPQGTPAYHSELYCPKLSTRTSSLSQRSVLPQTIHTDLQPFPANYTAPDPPHGPPAYTSELYCPRPSTRNYSLSQRTILPQTIQKDPQPIPAHYISPDHPHGPPAYSSELYCPRPSTRSPSLSQRTILLKTIHMDLQPIPENYHAPDHPQGTPAYPTFPSELNCIRPTTRNSSLSQRTKLPQTINTDIQPFPANYTASDHPHETPAYHSELYCPKLSTRTSSLSQRTILPQTIHTDLQPFPANYTAPDPPHGPPAYTSELYCPRPSTRTSSLYQRTILPQTIHTELKPIPANYTAPDPPHGTPSSSLSQRTILPQTIHTELQPIPANYTAPDHPHGPPAYPSQLYCLRLSTWNSSLSEETILPQTIHTELQPFPANYIAPDHPHGAPAYPSEQYRPRPSTRICSLSQRTILPPTIHTYLKPIPANYTTSDYPRGPPAYPSELYCPRPSTPNSSLSQRTILPQTIHTELHLSQQTILPQTIHKELQPFPANYTAPHPPHGTPAYPSELYSPRASIRTSSLSQRTILSKTLDMELEPIPANYTATDPPHVVEYDQYFKDVPSDKTTRDSLPEPDTVEESEDSNVE; the protein is encoded by the exons ATGCCCCAGACCATCCGCAAGGaactccagcctatcccagcgaactatacAGCCTCAGACCATCCACACGGAACTACAGCATATCCCAGCAAACTATACTGCCACAGACTCTTCATCCGGACCTCCAGCCTttcccagcgaactatactgccaCAGACCATCCACATGGAGCTCCAGCCCATCacagcgaactatactgccccagaccatcCAAACGGAACTCCAACCTATCCCAGC ACCCTCCTCACGGACCTCAAGCCTATCTCAGCAAACGTAGATCCAGCCTATCCAAGCAAACTATACTGTCCCAGACCATCCACATGCATCTCCAGCCTATCACAGCAAACTATACTGCCACAGACCCTCCACACGGAAATCCAGCCTATCCCAGCCAACTATACTGCTCCAGACCATCCACACGGACCTCGAGCCTATGCCGGTGAACTACACTGCCCCAGACCCTCCTCACGGACCTCAAGCCTATCtcagcgaactatactgccccagactATCCACACGGACCTCCAGCCTATCCCAGCAAACTATACTGGCCCAGACCATCCACATGGACCTCCAGCCTATCCCAGCAAAAtatactgccccagaccatcCACACGGAACTCCAGCCTATCCCACCGAACTATACTGCCCCAAACAATCCACACGGATATCCATcctatcccagcgaactatactgccctAGACCATCCACACGGAATTCCAGCTTATCCCAGCAAAGTTTGGCAAACTATTCTGCCCCAGACCATCTACACGGAACTCCAGTTtatcccagcgaactatacttCCACAGACCATCCACACGGATCCCCACCCTTTCCCAGCAcactatactgccccagaccatcGACACGGAcctccagcctatcccagcgaactatactgccccagacccTCTACACGAAGCCccagcctatcccagcgaactatactgccccagaccatcCACATGGACCTCCAGCCAATCCCAGAAAACTATCATGCCCCATACCATACACAAGGAACTCCAGCCTCTCCCA ACCAACCACAAGGAACTCCAACCTATCACAGCGAACTAAACTGCCCCAGACCATCAACACGAACATCCAGCCTTTCCCAGCCAACTATACTGTCTCAGACCACCCACAAGGAACTCCAGCATATCacagcgaactatactgccccaaACTCTCCACACGGAcctccagcctatcccagcgaaGTGTATTGCCCCAGACGATCCACACGGACCTCCAGCCTttcccagcgaactatactgccccagatCCTCCACACGGACCTCCAGCATATaccagcgaactatactgccccagaccatcTACACGGAACTACAGTTtatcccagcgaactatacttCCACAGACCATCCAAAAGGACCCCCAGCCTATCCCAGCACACTATATTTCCCCAGACCATCCACACGGACCTCCAGCCTATtccagcgaactatactgccccagacccTCTACACGGAGCCccagcctatcccagcgaactatactgctCAAGACCATCCACATGGACCTCCAGCCTATCCCAGAAAACTATCATGCCCCAGACCATCCACAAGGaactccagcctatccca CCTTTCCCAGCGAACTAAACTGCATCAGACCAACCACAAGGAACTCCAGCCTATCACAGCGAACTAAACTGCCCCAGACCATCAACACGGACATCCAGCCTTTCCCAGCCAACTATACTGCCTCAGACCACCCACACGAAACTCCAGCATATCacagcgaactatactgccccaaACTCTCCACACGGAcctccagcctatcccagcgaactataTTGCCCCAGACGATCCACACGGACCTCCAGCCTttcccagcgaactatactgccccagatCCTCCACACGGACCTCCAGCATATaccagcgaactatactgccccagacccTCCACACGGACCTCCAGCCTATACCAGCGAACTATACTTCCCCAGACCATCCACACAGAACTCAAgcctatcccagcgaactatactgccccagacccTCCACACGGCACTCCA AGctccagcctatcccagcgaactatactgccccagaccatcCACACGGAACTGCAGCCTATCCCAGCaaactatactgccccagaccatcCACACGGACCTCCAGCCTATCCCAGCCAACTATACTGCCTCAGACTATCCACATGGAACTCCAGCCTATCCGAGGAAACTATACTTCCTCAGACTATCCACACGGAACTCCAGCCTTTCCCAGCGAACTACATTGCCCCAGACCATCCACATGGAGctccagcctatcccagcgaacAATACCGTCCCAGACCATCCACACGGATCTGCAGCCTATCCCAGCGAACAATACTGCCTCCGACCATCCACACGTACCTCAAgcctatcccagcgaactatactACCTCAGACTATCCACGCGGAcctccagcctatcccagcgaactatactgccccagacccTCCACACCGaactccagcctatcccagcgaactatactgccccagaccatcCACACGGAACTCCA cctatcccagcaaactatactgccccagaccatcCACAAGGAACTTCAGCCTttcccagcgaactatactgccccacACCCTCCACACGGaactccagcctatcccagcgaactatacAGCCCCAGAGCCTCCATACGGAcctccagcctatcccagcgaactatactgtCAAAGACCCTCGACATGGAACTCGAGCCTATCCCAGCAAACTATACTGCCACAGACCCTCCACACGTTGTTG